The Ruania alba genome has a window encoding:
- a CDS encoding FAD-dependent oxidoreductase, producing the protein MTSHDVDLIPLETVHSDITVVGGGLAGVCAALAAARQGMRVALVQNRPVLGGNSSSEVRVWVCGATAHGVQHYARETGIMGELFVENQFTNPEGNPYYWDLVLLEAVRAEPGIELFLNTDVREVDADGPSEDRRIRSVSGWQMGSERRLQFRSTTYIDASGDGIVGFLAGAQYRTGRESRAEYQESWAPESADAETLGSTILFYVKDVGYPVKYVPPSFARDITETSIPTLRDIHEGANGCDYWWIEWGGDRDVVANNEEIRDELQAAIYGIWDYLKNSGKFDADNLTLEWIGAVPGKREYRRFLGDHVLTQHDVLGQTPFEDRVAFGGWSIDLHPPGGMYATEKGSRHWHPDGNYHIPLRSLYSRNVSNMWMAGRNISATHVAFGSTRVMATCGVIGEAAGIGAALSTRRGCTPRELATEHIHDVRRTLVRADASVLGVRHDDPADLAVTARAAASSHLTALGGSESAGRWALSSALGVVVPVDPALEGVELLIDADQDTELVIDVHEVSRPQNYVPHQKVVGASVHVRAGAAQWVDVPVRWDPDTPQNAFLVVHANPHLSVHTSPGPFPGVVALTYRELSQAEPYTEQWRAWKQVLRRNAPCLRLTPATHAYSADKAIGGYARPWAGPQMWVSQPLTVDPEPQLELRWDQSVTIGEVAVIFDDDLDEDLINLHHHRTPFDVLPTLVRDYRIEAVDEAGTRVVIAEITANRVRHRRHRLATPVTATGLRLVVTGTNGAPHARVVSLRAWDAQG; encoded by the coding sequence GTGACGTCCCACGACGTTGACCTCATTCCGCTAGAAACCGTGCACAGCGACATCACCGTGGTCGGTGGCGGGCTGGCCGGGGTTTGTGCGGCACTTGCCGCCGCACGGCAAGGGATGCGGGTCGCCCTGGTCCAGAACCGACCCGTGCTGGGAGGGAACTCCTCCAGCGAGGTCCGGGTCTGGGTGTGCGGCGCCACCGCGCACGGGGTCCAGCATTATGCACGCGAGACCGGGATCATGGGCGAACTGTTCGTCGAGAACCAGTTCACCAACCCCGAGGGCAATCCGTACTACTGGGACCTGGTGCTGCTCGAAGCCGTGCGCGCTGAACCAGGGATCGAGCTGTTCCTGAACACCGACGTCCGGGAGGTCGATGCCGACGGCCCGAGCGAGGATCGCCGGATCAGGTCGGTCTCAGGGTGGCAGATGGGGTCCGAGCGGCGACTGCAGTTCCGTTCGACGACGTACATCGATGCCAGCGGCGACGGCATTGTCGGGTTCCTCGCCGGTGCGCAGTACCGGACCGGCCGGGAGTCCCGTGCGGAGTATCAGGAATCGTGGGCGCCCGAGTCCGCCGACGCCGAGACGTTGGGCTCGACGATCTTGTTCTATGTCAAGGACGTCGGCTACCCGGTGAAGTACGTGCCGCCGTCGTTCGCTCGGGACATCACCGAGACTTCCATCCCCACTCTCCGCGACATCCACGAGGGAGCCAACGGGTGCGACTACTGGTGGATCGAGTGGGGCGGCGACCGTGACGTCGTCGCGAACAACGAGGAGATCCGCGACGAGCTGCAGGCGGCCATCTACGGGATCTGGGACTACCTGAAGAACTCCGGCAAGTTCGATGCCGACAACCTCACGCTCGAATGGATCGGCGCCGTGCCAGGGAAGCGTGAGTACCGGCGGTTCCTCGGTGACCATGTGCTCACGCAGCACGACGTGCTGGGCCAGACACCGTTCGAGGACCGGGTGGCCTTCGGGGGGTGGTCGATCGACCTGCACCCGCCAGGGGGCATGTACGCCACCGAGAAAGGGTCGCGACACTGGCATCCGGACGGGAACTATCACATCCCGTTGCGATCGCTGTACTCGCGGAACGTCTCCAACATGTGGATGGCAGGCCGCAACATCTCGGCCACACACGTGGCATTCGGCAGTACCCGAGTGATGGCCACCTGCGGTGTGATCGGCGAGGCGGCCGGGATCGGTGCGGCGCTGAGCACGCGGCGCGGATGCACCCCGCGCGAGCTTGCGACGGAGCACATCCACGACGTACGACGCACCCTGGTGCGGGCCGACGCCTCGGTGCTGGGGGTGCGGCATGACGACCCTGCCGACCTCGCCGTGACCGCCCGGGCGGCGGCGAGCTCACACCTCACCGCGCTCGGTGGGAGCGAATCGGCCGGTCGATGGGCGCTGAGCTCCGCTCTGGGTGTGGTGGTCCCCGTGGATCCAGCTCTGGAAGGTGTCGAGCTGCTGATCGATGCAGACCAGGACACCGAGCTGGTGATCGATGTGCACGAGGTGAGCCGACCCCAGAACTACGTGCCGCACCAGAAGGTCGTCGGCGCATCTGTACATGTCCGCGCCGGAGCGGCGCAATGGGTCGACGTACCGGTGCGCTGGGATCCGGACACGCCGCAGAACGCCTTCCTGGTGGTGCACGCCAACCCGCATCTCAGTGTGCACACGTCACCGGGCCCGTTCCCGGGTGTTGTCGCGCTGACCTACCGCGAGCTCTCTCAGGCAGAGCCTTACACCGAGCAGTGGCGCGCATGGAAGCAGGTGCTGCGCCGGAACGCGCCATGTCTGCGGCTCACGCCCGCGACGCACGCGTACTCCGCGGACAAAGCGATCGGGGGATATGCGCGGCCGTGGGCGGGTCCCCAGATGTGGGTCTCACAGCCACTCACCGTCGACCCCGAGCCACAGTTGGAGCTGCGCTGGGATCAGTCCGTCACGATCGGGGAGGTGGCCGTGATCTTCGACGACGACCTGGATGAGGACCTCATCAACCTCCACCACCATCGGACCCCCTTCGACGTGCTGCCGACACTCGTGCGTGACTACCGGATCGAGGCGGTCGACGAGGCGGGGACGCGTGTGGTGATCGCCGAGATCACTGCCAACCGGGTGCGGCACCGGCGCCACCGGCTGGCCACACCTGTGACTGCCACTGGACTTCGGCTCGTGGTCACCGGCACGAACGGTGCCCCACATGCCCGGGTGGTGTCGTTGCGGGCGTGGGACGCGCAGGGGTAG
- a CDS encoding Gfo/Idh/MocA family protein, with product MTVNVALVGLGFGAEFVPIYQAHPDAELVAICQRDRGNLDATGERFALERRYTSYEELLTDPDVDAVHINTPIPLHADQSVAALEAGKHVACTVPMATSIEDCARIVAAARASGRTYMMMETVVYSREFLHVKHLLESGQLGRLQFLRGAHHQDMTGWPDYWEGLPPMHYATHAVSPLLALAGKRAETVSCVGSGAIPEHLQGRYGSPFAVESAHITLAGSDLTAEVSRSLFSTAREYVESFDVYGSQTSFEWAQTEGGQPVLFHGENAERITVPDYAHLLPQEIQSFTTRGVYDAENGHLSFAQGGGHGGSHPHLAHEFVRSIVEGRAPSVDVDTAANWTSVGLRAHESAMQGGRPVEVPQF from the coding sequence ATGACGGTGAATGTGGCCCTGGTGGGGCTCGGATTCGGGGCCGAGTTCGTGCCCATCTACCAGGCGCATCCGGACGCCGAGCTCGTGGCGATCTGCCAGCGCGATCGCGGCAACCTCGATGCGACCGGAGAGCGCTTCGCTCTCGAGCGGCGGTACACCTCCTACGAGGAACTGCTCACCGATCCGGACGTCGATGCGGTGCACATCAACACGCCCATCCCGCTGCACGCCGACCAGAGCGTGGCGGCTCTGGAAGCCGGGAAGCACGTGGCGTGCACTGTACCGATGGCTACCTCCATCGAGGACTGTGCACGCATCGTTGCTGCGGCCCGGGCCAGCGGCCGGACCTACATGATGATGGAGACGGTCGTGTACTCGCGGGAGTTCCTGCATGTGAAGCATCTGCTGGAGAGCGGTCAGCTCGGGCGACTGCAGTTCCTGCGGGGCGCCCATCACCAGGACATGACCGGGTGGCCGGACTACTGGGAGGGCCTACCACCGATGCATTACGCGACCCACGCGGTCTCTCCGCTGCTGGCCCTGGCCGGGAAGCGGGCCGAGACGGTCTCCTGTGTGGGCTCGGGGGCGATACCGGAGCATCTGCAGGGCCGGTACGGGTCACCGTTCGCGGTGGAATCCGCGCACATCACGTTGGCCGGCAGCGACCTGACGGCGGAGGTGTCGCGGTCACTGTTCTCCACCGCGCGCGAATATGTGGAGAGCTTCGACGTCTACGGCTCGCAGACCTCCTTCGAGTGGGCACAGACCGAGGGCGGTCAGCCGGTCCTCTTCCACGGGGAGAACGCCGAACGCATCACGGTGCCCGACTATGCTCACCTGCTGCCGCAGGAGATCCAGTCGTTCACCACCCGTGGTGTCTACGACGCCGAGAACGGTCACCTCTCCTTCGCCCAGGGAGGCGGGCATGGGGGCTCTCACCCGCACCTCGCTCACGAGTTCGTGCGCAGCATCGTCGAAGGTCGGGCCCCGTCGGTCGACGTCGACACTGCGGCGAACTGGACCAGCGTGGGCCTGCGAGCGCACGAGTCGGCGATGCAGGGCGGGCGGCCGGTCGAAGTTCCGCAGTTCTGA